In Rhizobium sp. CIAT894, the genomic window GTCCGACGACGCGGTCCTGCTGCAGGAATTGCTCGATATCACCGACGGGTGACAAGCAATCCGCCTGTCACCAGCCGAAGACACGGAGCGCTGCGCGTTCTGCTTGACGCGCAGCGGCTCCTTCGACTTGCTGGTATCTATCGCTCCCCTCAGGCAGCCCGCACGACCGCCGTCGGTTTCACATTCTGGTTCATGCGGAACAGATTGTTCGGATCATAACGCAGCTTGATTTCGGCAAGCCGGGCATAATTGGCGCCGTAAGCCATTTCGACCCGATCGGTCTCATCCTCCGGCATGAAGTTGATATAGGCGGTGCCGACGGCAAGCGGCTTGGTTGCCTCGAACAGCTCGCGCGCCCAGCCGATGCAGCTTGCGTCCATGCCGCTTTCCCGCCAGCGCGCATGCACATTCATGACGAAATGCGAACTGCGCTGCGGAAATGCGGTAGCCTCGGTGGGGATGCGGCCCGCGGCTCCGCCGACATGGCCGACGAATATTTCGCACTCCGGCCCCGGCAGTTTGCCCACCGCGTTGAGCAAAACGTCGATTGCCGAATCCGAAAGCGAAGCAAAATCCTGGCTCTTCCAGTAATTGCGCGCACCCGGTGTGAGCAGCGGATCGAATGCCTGCTGCCAGCCGGTGAACGGCACCGGGCCAACGACGTCGGCAATGGGTTTTCCGATCGCACGCAATCTGGCCGTTGCCTTTTCCCCGGCCGCCACGTCCCCGCAGTAACACATGGCAAGCACCAGGACCTCCTTGCCATGCCATTCCTCCGGAAGAAACGGCAGCGGCGGCGCCTGGCGCATCACCACCCAGCAGGTCAGTTCATCGGGTGCGGCTTCCAGCGCCTGCCGATATTCCCTCAGCACCTTCTCCGCGTCAGTGAAAGGATGCACCACCAGCCCGGCGAGAACCTCTGTTTTGAGCGGGTTGAGCTGGAACTCGAAGGAGGTGACGACACCGAAATTGCCGCCGCCGCCGCGCAGTGCCCAGAAGAGATCCGGCCTTTCCGTCTCGCTCGCCTTGACCAGTTCGCCGTCGGCCGTCACCACATCGACCGAAAGCAGATTGTCGACGGTCAGTCCGAATTTGCGGGTCAGCCAGCCGAAGCCGCCGCCAAGCGTCAGGCCGGCGATGCCGGTCGTGGAATTAATGCCAGTCGGCAGTACCAGCCCGAAGGCCATCGTTTCCTGGTCGACGTCGGCCAGCGTCGCGCCCGGCCCAATCCAGGCGCGACGTATCTCAGGATCGACGCGCACCGATTTCATGGCCGACAGGTCGATGACGATACCGCCCTCGCAGACGGCGTTGCCGGCAATGCCGTGGCCGCCGCCCCGCACCGAAACGAGCAAGCTGTTATCGCGCGCAAAGCGCACGGCGCGCACGACATCGGCCGCCCCGGCGCAACGCGCGATAAGCCCGGGCCGGCGGTCGATCATCGCATTCCAGATCGCCCGCGCCTCATCGTAATCCACGTGTTTGCCGGTCAAGAGATTGCCGCGAAATCCGGCGGCAAAGGCATCCATGGCCACGTCATTGACCATCGTCTGCCCTTTTTGCAGGGTCGTCAGGTTCAAATTGTCCATGATTTCCTCCATGCGACCGGCGCCCCGCACCGTCGCGGCCGGCATTTTGCGCTTGCGGGAGGCGTCAAACAAGTTTTCCAAAAGGATTAGTACCGTGATGACAATACGCCAGGCCCATCCGCAGTGCCCTGCCCCTCCGCGTGCGCTCGACGAAAACTTCTCCCAGCCCTCATTTCCATACTGTCGCCCGTATCCGATTGATGTATGGAGGGAACTCCCAAAAAGACGTGCACGGAGGCGGCGATGGATAACCAAGAAAAATCCAAGACGGAAAAGAACCTGACGAGCGGCGATCTCGACGAACAGGCGCTCTTTTTCCACCGCTACCCCCGCCCCGGCAAGCTGGAGATCCAGGCGACCAAGCCGCTCGGCAATCAGCGTGATCTGGCCCTTGCCTACTCGCCCGGCGTTGCCGCACCCTGCCTTGCGATCCGCGACAATCCGGAGATGGCGGCCGAATATACCTCGCGCGCCAATCTCGTCGCCGTCATCTCCAACGGCACCGCCGTTCTCGGCCTCGGCAATATCGGCCCGCTCGCCTCCAAGCCGGTCATGGAGGGCAAGGCCGTGCTCTTCAAGAAATTCGCCGGCATCGATGTCTTCGATATCGAGATCGACGCGGCAAGCGTCGAACAGATGGTCTCCACCGTTTCCTCGCTGGAGCCGACCTTCGGCGGCATCAACCTCGAAGACATCAAGGCGCCGGAATGTTTCGAAGTCGAGCGGCGTCTGCGCGAGAAGATGAAGATCCCCGTCTTCCACGACGACCAGCACGGCACGGCGATCATCGTCGCCGCCGCGATCCTGAACGGGCTGGAACTCGCCGGCAAGGCGATCGAAAACGTCAAGATCGTCGCCTCAGGCGCGGGGGCGGCCGCCCTTGCCTGCCTCAACCTGCTGGTGACCCTCGGGGCAAAACGCGAAAACATCTGGGTCCACGATCTCGAAGGCCTCGTCTATGAGGGCCGCACCGAGCTGATGGATGAATGGAAATCCGTCTATGCCCAGAAGAGCGAGACACGCACGCTCGCCGAAAATATCGGGGGTGCCGACGTCTTCCTCGGCCTTTCGGCCGCCGGCGTGCTGAAACCGGAACTGCTGGCGCAGATGGCCGACAAGCCGCTGATCATGGCGCTCGCAAACCCGACGCCCGAGATCATGCCGGATCTTGCCCGTGCTGCCCGTCCTGACGCGATGATCTGCACCGGCCGCTCGGATTTCGCCAACCAGGTCAACAACGTCCTCTGCTTCCCTTATATCTTCCGCGGCGCGCTCGATTGCGGCGCCGAGACGATCAATGAGGAAATGAAGATGGCCGCGGTGCGCGCCATCGCCTCGCTTGCCCGCGAGGAACCGTCCGATGTCGCCGCCCGCGCCTATTCCGGCGAAACCCCGGTCTTCGGCCCGGATTACCTGATCCCCTCGCCCTTCGATCCGCGCCTGATCCTGCGCATCGCCCCTGCCGTTGCCAGGGCCGCCGAACAGAGCGGCGTGGCGCGCCGCCCGATCCAGGATTTCGACGCCTATCTCGACCAGCTGAACCGCTTCGTCTTCCGCTCCGGCTTCGTCATGAAGCCGATCTTCGCCGCGGCCAAGGCAGCAGAGCGCAAGCGCGTCATCTTCTCCGAAGGCGAAGACGAACGTGTGCTGCGCGCCGCCCAGGTGCTGCTGGAGGAAGGCCTTGCCGACCCGATCCTGATCGGCCGCCCGCAGGTCATCGAGACGCGCCTCAAACGCTACGGCCTGCGTATCCGGCCGCTGCAGGATTTCGAGGTCATCAATCCTGAGGACGATCCGCGCTTCCGCGAATATGTCGATCTTTATTTTTCGCTCGTCGGCCGCCGCGGCGTCATCCCGGAAGCTGCCCGCACCATCGTGCGTACCAATACGACTGTCATCGGCGCGCTGGCGCTGAGGCGCGGCGAAGCCGATGCGCTGATCTGCGGCCTCGAAGGCCGCTATGAGAAGCACCTGCGCGACGTCCGCCTGATCATCGGCAAGCGTAAGGACGTCCGCGATTTCTCCGCCCTCAGCCTGATGATCTCGCAGCGCGGGGCCACCTTCTTCACCGACACCTACGTCACCTTCAATCCAAGTGCCGAGGAAGTTGCCGAGGCAACGGTGCTGGCGGCCGAGGAAATCCGCCGCTTCGGCATCACCCCGCGCGCCGCCCTCGTCTCGCATTCCAACTTCGGCTCGCGCGAATCCGAAAGCGCCACCAAGATGCGCAATGCCCTGCAGCTCGTGCGCGAGACTGCCCCCGATCTCGAAGTCGACGGCGAAATGCACGGCGAAAGCGCCATCACCGAAGCGCTGCGCAAACGCGTCATGCCGGATACGACACTGCATGACGAGGCGAACCTGCTGGTCTTCCCGAACCTCGACGCCGCCAACATCACCCTCGGTGTGGTCAAATCGATGACGGACGGCCTACATGTCGGCCCGATCCTGCTCGGCACCGCCCTGCCCGCCCACATCCTCGCTCCCTCGGTGACGTCCCGCGGTGTGGTCAATATGGCGGCATTGGCCGTCGTCGAGGCCTCGCAGCCGGCGTAGGCCGGCTCCTCATTTCGTCGTGCTCGGGCTTGTCCCGAGCACCTGCAAACGGGCTGATATGAAGCAGATCACGCACGGGATCTGGGATGGCCTTTGAAACCACTTCGACACATGTCCTGATGCCACAAATATCAGGCATCCGGTAAGGACAAGCGCCCTCTGTCGGCGAGCGTATCCGCGCATTCGTTTCCGGCAATGCCCGAATGCCCCTTGCACCAGGCAATCGTCACCAGGGCGTTCAAGGAGAGCTGAAGGTCGACCGTCTTCCAGAGTTCCGCATTGGCGATCGTTCGGCTCCGGGCATTCCCATTCGGGCTGCTTTTCTTCCAGCCGTTGTTCTTCCAGATATGTCGCCGGCTGTTGCAGCCTTTGACGGCATAGACGGAATCCGACCAGATGATTGCGGCTTCGCCCTTTGCTTCGCTGTTGATCCACATGACGGCCTTGAGCACGGCGATCAATTCAGTCGCATTATTGGCCGAATCTTCGACGCCACCGAAGCCGGATGCGATTTCGGCGACATCGCGATAAGCAACAAAAGCCCAGCCCCCGCGCCCGGAAACAGGTTCATAACAACCGTCCACGAAGACCTGGAGACCGCGTTGGGCATCTGGTAGGCCGAATGTCGTTGCGGCGAGGTGAAGCTCGCCGGAAATGCCAGTCATTTCTCCGCCCTTTTTCGCCTTCACCGTGCCGCCGCGCAGGCCAGTGCGATCTGCGACCGGCCTGCTATCCCCAAGCGGACATTGAAATTGAATCGTCCGCCGAGTCAAGCATTGACGTCAGCTAGCCCCTCCCCACCTCCCGTAACGGAAGATGCCCGCAGCCGCTGGAAAAAATCGCGAAAATGCGCTAAGAATTTAGCTGAGCTTCTTAAGAGAAACACGCTAAGAGAAACCACGCGGCGAAGTGACGTCGCATCGATCTTCGACCGCATGCTCATTCCGGGACGAGCCGTGAAACGCCGAAACCTCTCTCTTGTCCTTCTTCTTGCGTTGGCATCGCCCGCCGCCGCGCAGTCCAGCGCTATCTGCAACGACCTGCGCGGCCGCCTCGCGGACCTGCCGCGATCGATCGGCAACGGCAACGGCCCGGAAGCGCGCCAATATTCCAGCGCCATGGCCGAGCAGAACCTCGAGCTGCGCAAGGTTCGCAACGATCTGCGCAGCTACGGCTGCACCTCGGGGAGCATGGTCGTGATCGGCGGCGAGAATGCCGATTATTGCTCAGAACTCTCGCAGGCAGAAGCCCGGATGATCGACAATATCCGCTATCTCCAGGATCGGCGCGACGAACTGCGCAGCCAGGGCGATGACGGCGCGCGCCGGGAACTGATGGCCGCTCTGGAGCGCAACGGCTGCAACAGCGAAAATTTCTATGCGCCGTCCGAACGCAGCGCCGACGATCCCGCCCCCAGCATCGAGGAACAGGCGATGCGCGGCGACACCTTCATTCCGCTCGGCGGCGGTGGAGAGGTCGATCCGCGTTACGGCCTGCCGCGGGCGGATATGCTCTCTCCCATCAGCACCATGTGTGTGCGCAGCTGCGACGGTGGCTTCTTCCCGATCAGCTCGAACGCCACCTCGGTCGATTTCGGCCGCGATGCCCAGACCTGCGCCAAGATGTGTCCCGGCATCGAGACCGAACTGTTCTATCGCGACGTGACCAGCACCGAAGCCTCGAACATGATCTCGGTCGCAACCGGCACGCCTTACAGCGCCATGAAGAACGCCTTCGCCTACAAGAACCGCTCGCCCGGCGAAAAGTCCTCCTGCGCCTGCAATCTCACCGCCTATTACGATGAGATGCGCGGCAAGCAGACGTT contains:
- a CDS encoding FAD-binding oxidoreductase, with the translated sequence MDNLNLTTLQKGQTMVNDVAMDAFAAGFRGNLLTGKHVDYDEARAIWNAMIDRRPGLIARCAGAADVVRAVRFARDNSLLVSVRGGGHGIAGNAVCEGGIVIDLSAMKSVRVDPEIRRAWIGPGATLADVDQETMAFGLVLPTGINSTTGIAGLTLGGGFGWLTRKFGLTVDNLLSVDVVTADGELVKASETERPDLFWALRGGGGNFGVVTSFEFQLNPLKTEVLAGLVVHPFTDAEKVLREYRQALEAAPDELTCWVVMRQAPPLPFLPEEWHGKEVLVLAMCYCGDVAAGEKATARLRAIGKPIADVVGPVPFTGWQQAFDPLLTPGARNYWKSQDFASLSDSAIDVLLNAVGKLPGPECEIFVGHVGGAAGRIPTEATAFPQRSSHFVMNVHARWRESGMDASCIGWARELFEATKPLAVGTAYINFMPEDETDRVEMAYGANYARLAEIKLRYDPNNLFRMNQNVKPTAVVRAA
- a CDS encoding NADP-dependent malic enzyme encodes the protein MDNQEKSKTEKNLTSGDLDEQALFFHRYPRPGKLEIQATKPLGNQRDLALAYSPGVAAPCLAIRDNPEMAAEYTSRANLVAVISNGTAVLGLGNIGPLASKPVMEGKAVLFKKFAGIDVFDIEIDAASVEQMVSTVSSLEPTFGGINLEDIKAPECFEVERRLREKMKIPVFHDDQHGTAIIVAAAILNGLELAGKAIENVKIVASGAGAAALACLNLLVTLGAKRENIWVHDLEGLVYEGRTELMDEWKSVYAQKSETRTLAENIGGADVFLGLSAAGVLKPELLAQMADKPLIMALANPTPEIMPDLARAARPDAMICTGRSDFANQVNNVLCFPYIFRGALDCGAETINEEMKMAAVRAIASLAREEPSDVAARAYSGETPVFGPDYLIPSPFDPRLILRIAPAVARAAEQSGVARRPIQDFDAYLDQLNRFVFRSGFVMKPIFAAAKAAERKRVIFSEGEDERVLRAAQVLLEEGLADPILIGRPQVIETRLKRYGLRIRPLQDFEVINPEDDPRFREYVDLYFSLVGRRGVIPEAARTIVRTNTTVIGALALRRGEADALICGLEGRYEKHLRDVRLIIGKRKDVRDFSALSLMISQRGATFFTDTYVTFNPSAEEVAEATVLAAEEIRRFGITPRAALVSHSNFGSRESESATKMRNALQLVRETAPDLEVDGEMHGESAITEALRKRVMPDTTLHDEANLLVFPNLDAANITLGVVKSMTDGLHVGPILLGTALPAHILAPSVTSRGVVNMAALAVVEASQPA
- a CDS encoding DUF2865 domain-containing protein; translation: MKRRNLSLVLLLALASPAAAQSSAICNDLRGRLADLPRSIGNGNGPEARQYSSAMAEQNLELRKVRNDLRSYGCTSGSMVVIGGENADYCSELSQAEARMIDNIRYLQDRRDELRSQGDDGARRELMAALERNGCNSENFYAPSERSADDPAPSIEEQAMRGDTFIPLGGGGEVDPRYGLPRADMLSPISTMCVRSCDGGFFPISSNATSVDFGRDAQTCAKMCPGIETELFYRDVTSTEASNMISVATGTPYSAMKNAFAYKNRSPGEKSSCACNLTAYYDEMRGKQTLSEPPQQGSITTIRTNPPVKDTAAATAPQPSVPDRPYDPAQNKVRQVGPQFLAGDQGSIDLANPATPGPQPQQQ
- a CDS encoding ribonuclease H, producing the protein MTGISGELHLAATTFGLPDAQRGLQVFVDGCYEPVSGRGGWAFVAYRDVAEIASGFGGVEDSANNATELIAVLKAVMWINSEAKGEAAIIWSDSVYAVKGCNSRRHIWKNNGWKKSSPNGNARSRTIANAELWKTVDLQLSLNALVTIAWCKGHSGIAGNECADTLADRGRLSLPDA